The Clarias gariepinus isolate MV-2021 ecotype Netherlands chromosome 20, CGAR_prim_01v2, whole genome shotgun sequence genome includes the window CTGAAGCACTCGCCATATGCACATATCTGTGTGTTTAGCTCACAccaaaaaaacagtaaacagttgTTTACATGGCAAATGTATTTAGTTAGTGAGACAGCAGCACTGAATAacactttattgtattttactaAACTTTATTACATTAAACTTTATTGCAATCTCTTACTTTTTCAATGTTTTCTATGATTACTGGAGGAGAGTGTATTACTGATTAGACTTAATGTTCATATGACATTTAATATTAGGAACAGATTAGTAAATTATGTTCTTGtatgtttatacattttttttgttccatctCCCTCTCTAAAACCCTCTGCAGAATCAATATGCAATCAAAGTGAAGCAGATGTTCCTACTAGCCTTCACAGTCAAACAAACAGGAAGCAAACCATTAAACCGTAATATTACTGTAGCGTAGTGTATGTAGTCAAAACTGTATCTCTACTAAGAAACCTCATCAAGGAAGAACACCTTAAACGATATttaatatatagaaatatttatttaaaaaaaaacttaatgaacAAGTTTATAACATACATACATGTCAATCTGAAGtctaaacaaaaatgttgttcaGGTAATCATCTTTTAAAATAGTGGAATCACAGGTAtatattttgttgctttttttaatttcataatacatatattataattaGCAAAAAGGAGCACTAACAGGATTGATTAGCTTTAGAGCTCCATCCATTTCTATGGGGTCTGGCTCTAACTTCAAACGGATCCACTTTCAAAGTAATCTGCCACTTCCAAAGTAATCCTGGCCCGACGTCTGAAGCTCTCGGCCAAAGCTGTACGCACATACCTGCTCGGGACTGAACTTCCTACAGGTACCAGAACCTGGGCCAGTCTGGAGTTCCTTCCAGATTTCTCTGCCTTAGTATGGATTTCTACTTGATAGTATTGTAGATTTTCCTTCCTTACCACGCCCAGTAGATTAATGCGCAGATTATCTGTAGTGACCGGGAAACTGGGGTCCTCAGTCAGGTAACCACTATGCCATCGTGCAATCAAGCTTGTCACCTCTCTTCCCCAACGGCTGCCATCTGCTATTTCTATAGGGTCTGGCTCGGTGTCGAACTTGGTCTCTGTATTGCTTCCGCTGTATGACGCCGTGCAGGATAACATTGCAACATTAGACTGATTTTCTTTATTCCCAGTATAAGAGTATTTACATTCCCCTGGCCTGATAACCCCGCAGTAGTCATACTCTGAATTTGTCCAGCACCAGTTGTATTTATAGCCATGAGTGCCACAGCTGTGATCTGACCGACACGGCTCGTTCTTGTAGGTTGTATCAGGTAGGGGAGAGCAGTAGTCCCAGCCTTTATCTGTGTTACACCAAAAGTACTTCTCTTTCTCATCGTACAAACATTCGTCCCTGCACTCGCTCCGATGTTTTGAACTTATACGCAATAGTGTTTTTGGTTCTTCTACACTGTGCACTAATCCACAGTAACCCCAGCTGCCCTTCTTGTTGTAGCACCAGGTGTAAGACTTGCCGTACTTCTTACACGGATGGTCGTCTCGACATGGATGGCCTTTGTAATCCGTGTTCTCTGTTACTGAGCAATAATCCCAACCATCTTTAGTGGAGCACCAGAAGTAATCAGACCCTTGCCTGTCACATGTCCCTGTGCACAGTTTCCCACTCGTTGTGTAATCGTATGCTTGCTTGCCACACAGGTCTTCGCATGGCTTCCTGGTACCGGAAGGCTTAAAAATTTCCAGTTCCCGTGTCGAGCCGACGAAAATGCTGAGCACGACAATCAAGGGGATTTTTTGACTCGTTTGTCTCATTTTggcactttttatttttctagagCAGAAAAGGCAAAGAGGAAGATGTAAACGAACAGGAAAGATACTCCGTATGATGATGGCAGATTTGTGATTACTTATAGAAATTGTTCAGTAAATGCTtggttaaataaaacacattttatttatagctaattaatctataaatatatacGTAACTGACACTAATGAGGGCTCacgatataaaaaaaagcaaatgattCAGGTATAAATAAtgcaatttttacatttcaacaacaatgataataatCATCCATGTGACTTGTATGTATACAGAGGTGGTAAATATGTCTAAATTACCCACACAGACTTTATAATATTCTGTCCTTCATCACATCAGTAGTTACAGAACCTGTATAATGAATCTGGTTTCCTGTATTTAATCTAGTGCTTGCTCGGTAACACTCACCCAGTTCCTGTCTCCTGTATGAAGTGTCCTCGGCTCTTTATGCCTGACTCTGAGTGCAGCttggtttttatatttaaatcaaaGAGGAGGGGCTTGATCATACAAtcacgggaaaaaaaaaaagtgtttctggATCTGTTCACCTCGTTTACACCCAAAGGCACTGTCCAAGTTTCACAGCCAGTATCAGCACTGTTAAAAATATTGGCACGCatatctttatattttcacttctcctcttcctccatTGGTTTCctgcgtctgccaaatgcctaattgTAAATGTATTGTAATATAATTAGTTAATTCATTAAACTTTTGTGTTTGATCTGAGACAATATCAGTATCAATGATACCATGGCCGTCATCGCCATCGCTCTGATAGTCCTGTTTTAATAATGCTAATGTTATAATTGTGTGAGGACCCTCctttgtttttctaaaaaaaaaaattttattatccGGGTCATTTTGAGgtgtaattatattaatatatttgtaattctagggccaggggtagctcagtggttaaggcattggactacggttcggaagatcccaggttcaaaccccacaaccaccaaagttgccactgttgggcccttgagcaaggcccttaaccctcaactgctcagatgtgtaatgagataaaaaaaaaaaaaaaatgtaagtcgctctggataagagcatctgccaaatgcctaaatgtaaatgtaattctaaCACTAACAGCTTCTCTAATGTAGGGGGCCAAACACCGCCCCTTTGTCACAGGTCTATCTGTGGCTCTTTCCAAGAAGAACATTCATCAATAAAAGTATTTTTGCTCTAAATAAAGTCACCTGGCTGCAATCAGTCAAGTTCACATCACACAATGACTTTACCCCATTTTTGTGACTTGTCCTGGCTAACCAACTCAACCAAGTGCTACTGTACTGCTACACACAGGATCAAATCAGATTCAATTAGCAATATATAATGCCGTAGAAAGCATTAAACATGATTTCCAAAATCTCGAGCAATGCCCCGTGCCCTAATACGGGTAGTATTAAGTTAAATGTGGCACTGACACATGAGCCTGAAAATCATTTGGTATTTTTGGAAAATTATCTTTgtacatttattcataaaacaACTGATAAAGTAGCATTTATCCTTTTTACTATTTATGTGGTGGTGAGCACTGCTGGTAAATCATCTCTAATGCGTAACCGAAGGAtgacccatacacacacagagagcaagAAATAAGGAACTTTAAAGCAGGCAGGGCGTAATGGAAAAGTGCAGAAAGTACTTTGTCAAATTAAGATTAACAGAGACGCTTATGAAAAGTTATAGAAATAACTTTCATTTCCGTTTTCTTCTGGACACAAAGCACAGATGGTCAGACTTCCCTTTTTTGAAAGCTAGGAAACAAAACGGTCAGTAATCAATAACCAAATCCATTAGTATCCCTCAC containing:
- the LOC128508279 gene encoding uncharacterized protein LOC128508279 is translated as MIKPLLFDLNIKTKLHSESGIKSRGHFIQETGTGKIKSAKMRQTSQKIPLIVVLSIFVGSTRELEIFKPSGTRKPCEDLCGKQAYDYTTSGKLCTGTCDRQGSDYFWCSTKDGWDYCSVTENTDYKGHPCRDDHPCKKYGKSYTWCYNKKGSWGYCGLVHSVEEPKTLLRISSKHRSECRDECLYDEKEKYFWCNTDKGWDYCSPLPDTTYKNEPCRSDHSCGTHGYKYNWCWTNSEYDYCGVIRPGECKYSYTGNKENQSNVAMLSCTASYSGSNTETKFDTEPDPIEIADGSRWGREVTSLIARWHSGYLTEDPSFPVTTDNLRINLLGVVRKENLQYYQVEIHTKAEKSGRNSRLAQVLVPVGSSVPSRYVRTALAESFRRRARITLEVADYFESGSV